A single genomic interval of Stenotrophomonas sp. ZAC14D1_NAIMI4_1 harbors:
- the rpsT gene encoding 30S ribosomal protein S20: MANIKSAKKRAKQTVVRNARNVAQRSMLRTAVKKVIKALDANDAAGAQAAFAVAQPILDRFSARGLIHKNKAARHKSRLNDRIKALKAA, encoded by the coding sequence GTGGCCAATATCAAGTCCGCCAAGAAGCGCGCCAAGCAGACCGTCGTGCGCAACGCGCGCAACGTGGCTCAGCGCTCGATGCTGCGCACCGCTGTCAAGAAAGTGATCAAGGCGCTGGACGCCAACGATGCCGCCGGCGCCCAAGCCGCCTTCGCCGTTGCCCAGCCGATCCTGGATCGTTTCAGCGCGCGTGGCCTGATCCACAAGAACAAGGCTGCTCGTCACAAGAGCCGCCTGAACGACCGCATCAAGGCCCTCAAGGCCGCCTGA
- the cgtA gene encoding Obg family GTPase CgtA, protein MKLVDEAEIEVFAGNGGNGCIGFRREKFIPLGGPDGGDGGAGGSVYIRADENLNTLVDFRHDRIFKAQRGENGMGRQAYGKGGEDLTITVPVGTVIINVATDEIIGDLTQHGDRLLVAQGGRGGLGNMHFKSSTNRSPRQALPGEPGEERTLKLELKLLADVGLLGFPNAGKSTLIRAVSAATPKVADYPFTTLYPNLGVVKVENYRSFVIADIPGLIEGAADGAGLGAQFLRHLQRTRLLLHLVDISPMEGGVEGISPVEQVRAIERELEKHDPELLQKPRWLVLNKADLMFEDEAKAAAEQIVAELGWKEPWFLVSALGREGTFPIMSRVMAFFDRQKEDELEARNAL, encoded by the coding sequence ATGAAACTGGTAGACGAAGCAGAAATCGAAGTGTTCGCCGGCAACGGCGGCAACGGCTGCATTGGCTTCCGTCGCGAGAAGTTCATTCCGCTCGGCGGCCCGGACGGCGGCGACGGCGGTGCGGGCGGCAGCGTGTACATCCGCGCCGACGAAAACCTGAACACCCTGGTCGACTTCCGCCATGACCGCATCTTCAAGGCGCAGCGCGGCGAGAACGGCATGGGCCGCCAGGCCTATGGCAAGGGTGGCGAAGACCTGACCATCACCGTGCCGGTCGGCACCGTGATCATCAACGTGGCCACCGACGAAATCATCGGCGACCTGACCCAGCATGGCGACCGCCTGCTGGTGGCGCAGGGCGGCCGTGGTGGTCTGGGCAACATGCACTTCAAGAGCTCGACCAACCGCTCGCCGCGCCAGGCGCTGCCGGGCGAGCCGGGCGAAGAGCGCACGCTGAAGCTGGAGCTGAAGCTGCTGGCCGACGTCGGCCTGCTGGGCTTCCCCAACGCCGGCAAGAGCACCCTGATCCGTGCCGTCTCGGCGGCAACCCCTAAGGTGGCCGATTACCCGTTCACCACGCTGTACCCGAACCTGGGTGTGGTGAAGGTCGAGAACTACCGCAGCTTCGTCATCGCCGACATTCCGGGCCTGATCGAGGGCGCGGCCGACGGTGCCGGCCTGGGCGCGCAGTTCCTGCGCCACCTGCAGCGCACCCGCCTGCTGCTGCACCTGGTGGATATCTCCCCCATGGAAGGTGGCGTGGAAGGCATTTCCCCGGTCGAGCAGGTGCGTGCCATCGAGCGCGAACTGGAAAAGCACGACCCGGAGCTGCTGCAGAAGCCGCGCTGGCTGGTGCTGAACAAGGCTGACCTGATGTTCGAGGACGAGGCCAAGGCCGCGGCCGAGCAGATCGTCGCCGAGCTGGGCTGGAAGGAGCCGTGGTTCCTGGTGTCGGCGCTGGGCCGCGAAGGCACCTTCCCGATCATGAGCCGGGTCATGGCGTTCTTCGATCGCCAGAAGGAAGACGAACTGGAAGCCCGCAACGCGCTGTGA
- the uvrA gene encoding excinuclease ABC subunit UvrA translates to MAMDFIRIRGARTHNLKNIDLDLPRDKLIVITGLSGSGKSSLAFDTIYAEGQRRYVESLSAYARQFLSVMEKPDLDHIEGLSPAISIEQKSTSHNPRSTVGTITEIYDYLRLLYARVGTPRCPDHGYPLEAQTVSQMVDQVLTLDPEQRYMLLAPVIRDRKGEHAQVFDQLRAQGFVRVRVDGELYEIDAVPPLALRQKHTIEAVIDRFRPREDIKQRLAESFETALKLGDGMASVQSLDNAETAPTLFSSKYSCPVCDYSLPELEPRLFSFNAPMGACPGCDGLGMAEFFDPARVVVHPELSLAAGAVRGWDRRNAYYFQLIASLAKHYKFDVDASWNSLPANVQQAVLYGSGDDAITFTYFTEAGGRTQRKHRFEGIIPNLERRYKETESAAVQEELGKYISEHACPECKGARLNKAARNVFVADRPLPDLVVLPIDEALKFFSELSLPGWRGEIASKIVKEIGERLGFLVDVGLDYLTLERKADTLSGGEAQRIRLASQIGAGLVGVMYVLDEPSIGLHQRDNERLLGTLTRLRDLGNTVIVVEHDEDAIRLADYVLDIGPGAGVHGGEIVGQGTLQDILDAPRSLTGQYLSGKRSIEIPARRHKPNPKMTLHLRGASGNNLKGVDLAIPSGLLTCVTGVSGSGKSTLINDTLFSLAANEINGSSHPIAPYKEIDGLDLFDKVVDIDQSPIGRTPRSNPATYTGLFTPLRELFAQVPEARARGYSPGRFSFNVRGGRCEACQGDGLIKVEMHFLPDVYVPCDVCHGKRYNRETLEILYKGYNINDVLEMTVEDALKLFEPVPSIARKLETLVDVGLSYIKLGQSATTLSGGEAQRVKLSKELSRRDTGRTLYILDEPTTGLHFHDIEALLGVLHKLRDEGNTVVVIEHNLDVIKTADWIVDLGPEGGHRGGTILVTGTPEDVAACPQSYTGQFLARMLPSTSARPERPAAVANKPDARPPRKVKPEKPAKVAKKAVAAKSTGKASKSTTKKKDA, encoded by the coding sequence ATGGCGATGGATTTCATCCGCATCCGCGGCGCGCGGACGCACAACCTCAAGAACATCGACCTCGACCTGCCCCGCGACAAGCTGATCGTGATCACCGGCCTGTCCGGCTCGGGCAAGTCCTCGCTGGCGTTCGACACCATCTATGCAGAAGGCCAGCGCCGCTACGTCGAGTCGCTGTCGGCCTATGCGCGGCAGTTCCTGAGCGTGATGGAAAAGCCGGACCTGGACCACATCGAGGGCCTGTCCCCGGCCATCTCGATCGAGCAGAAGTCGACCTCGCACAACCCGCGTTCGACCGTCGGCACGATCACCGAGATCTACGACTACCTGCGCCTGCTGTACGCCCGCGTCGGCACCCCGCGCTGCCCGGACCACGGCTACCCGCTGGAAGCACAGACCGTCAGCCAGATGGTCGACCAGGTGCTGACCCTGGACCCGGAACAGCGCTACATGCTGCTGGCCCCGGTCATCCGCGACCGCAAGGGCGAGCATGCGCAGGTCTTCGACCAGCTGCGTGCGCAGGGCTTCGTGCGCGTGCGGGTGGACGGCGAGCTGTATGAAATCGACGCGGTGCCGCCGCTGGCGCTGCGCCAGAAGCACACCATCGAAGCGGTGATCGACCGTTTCCGCCCGCGCGAGGACATCAAGCAGCGCCTGGCCGAGAGCTTCGAGACCGCGCTGAAGCTGGGCGACGGCATGGCCTCGGTGCAGAGCCTGGACAACGCCGAAACCGCGCCGACCCTGTTCTCCTCCAAGTATTCCTGCCCGGTCTGCGATTACTCGCTGCCCGAGCTGGAACCGCGCCTGTTCTCCTTCAACGCGCCGATGGGCGCCTGCCCCGGCTGCGATGGCCTGGGCATGGCCGAGTTCTTCGACCCGGCGCGCGTGGTGGTGCACCCGGAACTGTCGCTGGCCGCCGGTGCGGTGCGCGGCTGGGACCGCCGCAACGCCTATTACTTCCAGCTGATCGCCTCGCTGGCCAAGCACTACAAGTTCGACGTCGATGCGTCGTGGAACTCGCTGCCGGCCAACGTGCAGCAGGCCGTGCTGTACGGCAGCGGCGATGATGCGATCACCTTCACCTACTTCACCGAAGCCGGTGGCCGCACCCAGCGCAAGCACCGCTTCGAGGGCATCATTCCCAACCTGGAACGCCGCTACAAGGAAACCGAATCGGCGGCGGTGCAGGAAGAACTGGGCAAGTACATCAGCGAACACGCCTGCCCCGAGTGCAAGGGTGCGCGCCTGAACAAGGCCGCGCGCAACGTGTTCGTGGCCGACCGCCCGCTGCCGGACCTGGTGGTGCTGCCGATCGACGAAGCGCTGAAGTTCTTCAGCGAACTGAGCCTGCCGGGCTGGCGCGGCGAGATCGCCTCGAAGATCGTCAAGGAAATCGGCGAACGCCTGGGCTTCCTGGTCGATGTCGGCCTGGATTACCTGACCCTGGAGCGCAAGGCCGACACGCTGTCTGGTGGCGAAGCGCAGCGCATCCGCCTGGCCAGCCAGATCGGCGCCGGCCTGGTCGGTGTGATGTACGTGCTCGACGAGCCGTCCATCGGCCTGCACCAGCGCGACAACGAACGCCTGCTGGGCACCCTCACCCGCCTGCGTGACCTCGGCAACACGGTCATCGTGGTCGAGCATGACGAGGATGCGATCCGCCTGGCCGACTACGTGCTGGACATCGGCCCGGGCGCGGGCGTGCATGGCGGCGAGATCGTCGGCCAGGGCACCCTGCAGGACATCCTGGATGCACCGCGCTCGCTGACCGGCCAGTATCTGTCGGGCAAGCGCTCGATCGAGATCCCGGCGCGCCGGCACAAGCCGAACCCGAAGATGACCCTGCACCTGCGCGGTGCCAGCGGCAACAACCTGAAGGGCGTGGACCTGGCGATTCCGTCGGGCCTGCTGACCTGCGTGACCGGCGTGTCCGGCTCGGGCAAGTCGACCCTGATCAACGACACCCTGTTCTCGCTGGCCGCCAACGAGATCAACGGTTCCTCGCACCCGATCGCCCCGTACAAGGAGATCGACGGCCTGGACCTGTTCGACAAGGTGGTGGACATCGACCAGTCGCCGATCGGTCGTACGCCGCGCTCGAACCCGGCCACCTACACCGGCCTGTTCACGCCGCTGCGCGAGCTGTTCGCGCAGGTGCCCGAAGCACGTGCGCGCGGCTATTCGCCGGGCCGCTTCAGCTTCAACGTGCGCGGCGGCCGCTGCGAGGCCTGCCAGGGCGACGGCCTGATCAAGGTCGAGATGCACTTCCTGCCGGACGTGTACGTGCCCTGCGACGTCTGCCACGGCAAGCGCTACAACCGCGAGACGCTGGAGATCCTGTACAAGGGCTACAACATCAACGACGTGCTGGAAATGACCGTCGAAGATGCACTGAAGCTGTTCGAGCCGGTGCCGTCCATCGCCCGCAAGCTGGAAACGCTGGTGGACGTGGGCCTGAGCTACATCAAGCTGGGCCAGAGCGCGACCACGCTGTCCGGTGGTGAAGCGCAGCGCGTGAAGCTGTCCAAGGAACTGTCGCGCCGCGATACCGGCCGCACCCTGTACATCCTCGACGAGCCGACCACCGGCCTGCACTTCCACGACATCGAAGCGTTGCTGGGCGTGCTGCACAAGCTGCGCGACGAAGGCAACACGGTGGTGGTGATCGAGCACAACCTGGACGTCATCAAGACCGCTGACTGGATCGTCGACCTGGGCCCGGAAGGCGGCCACCGCGGTGGCACCATCCTGGTGACCGGCACGCCGGAAGACGTGGCGGCCTGCCCGCAGTCGTACACCGGCCAGTTCCTCGCCCGCATGCTGCCCTCCACCAGCGCGCGCCCGGAACGACCGGCCGCCGTGGCCAACAAGCCCGACGCCCGCCCGCCGCGCAAGGTGAAGCCTGAAAAGCCCGCCAAGGTGGCGAAGAAGGCCGTGGCCGCCAAGAGCACCGGCAAGGCCAGCAAGAGCACGACGAAGAAGAAGGACGCCTGA
- the rplU gene encoding 50S ribosomal protein L21: MYAVLVTGGKQYRVAQGEKLRIEKLEVEVGSEIKFDNILLLGDSDGIKIGDALSGAAVTATVLSQGRADKVRIIKFRRRKHHMKRQGHRQYYTEIEITGIAGGSK; encoded by the coding sequence ATGTACGCAGTACTGGTCACCGGCGGTAAGCAATACCGCGTGGCGCAGGGCGAAAAGCTCCGCATTGAAAAGCTCGAAGTCGAAGTCGGCAGCGAGATCAAGTTCGACAACATCCTGCTGCTCGGCGACAGCGATGGCATCAAGATCGGCGACGCCCTGAGCGGCGCAGCGGTCACCGCCACCGTCCTGTCCCAGGGTCGTGCTGACAAGGTCCGGATCATCAAGTTCCGTCGCCGCAAGCACCACATGAAGCGTCAGGGTCACCGTCAGTACTACACCGAAATCGAGATCACCGGCATTGCCGGTGGCAGCAAGTAA
- the murJ gene encoding murein biosynthesis integral membrane protein MurJ — protein sequence MLRGLLSFSSMTMVSRVLGLVRDFVVTTTFGTNAITDAFWVAFRVPNFLRRLFAEGSFATAFVPVFTEVKETRSHAELRELMARTAGTLGGILMLVTAVALIFAPQLASVFSSGVDTDPVKQGLLVDLFRLTFPFLLFVSLTALAGGALNSFQRFAMPALTPVILNLCMIAGALWLAPRLGGTPEKQILALGWAVLAAGILQLLFQLPSLKGINLLTLPRWGWHHPGVRKVMTLMVPTLFGSSVAQINLLLDTVIAAKLTDGSQSWLSLADRFLELPLGVFGVALGTVILPALARHHVSTDREGFSRSLDWGLRMTLLISVPAMLGLLFLAEPLIATIFQHGQFSAFDTRMTALSVYGLSFGLPAFALLKVVLPAFYARQDTRTPVRAGVAALVANMVFNFALLAVLYQVMVPDELKAQGVMAAIGKQPGLHLALGIASALSSYLNLGLLWYWLGKTDVYQRRPGWGGYLVRLLVACVAMVGVLLALLHWLPAFSAMGVWERIGALALLVGGGGATYGVAMLAMGFRPRDLRGH from the coding sequence TTGTTGCGGGGCCTGCTGTCGTTCAGCAGCATGACCATGGTCTCGCGCGTTCTCGGACTTGTCCGGGACTTCGTGGTGACCACCACGTTCGGCACCAACGCCATCACTGATGCTTTCTGGGTCGCCTTCAGGGTACCCAATTTCCTGCGCCGTTTGTTCGCCGAGGGCTCGTTCGCGACCGCTTTCGTGCCGGTGTTCACGGAAGTGAAAGAAACCCGCAGCCATGCCGAACTGCGCGAACTGATGGCGCGCACGGCCGGCACCTTGGGCGGCATCCTGATGCTGGTGACTGCCGTGGCGCTGATCTTCGCGCCGCAGCTGGCCTCGGTCTTCTCAAGCGGCGTTGATACCGACCCGGTCAAGCAGGGCCTGCTGGTCGACCTGTTCCGCCTGACCTTCCCGTTCCTGCTGTTCGTCTCGCTCACCGCCCTGGCCGGTGGCGCGCTCAACAGCTTCCAGCGCTTCGCCATGCCGGCGCTGACCCCGGTCATCCTCAACCTGTGCATGATCGCCGGCGCGCTGTGGCTGGCGCCGCGGCTGGGCGGCACCCCGGAAAAGCAGATCCTGGCGCTGGGCTGGGCGGTGCTGGCCGCCGGCATCCTGCAGCTGCTGTTCCAGCTGCCCTCGCTGAAGGGCATCAACCTGCTGACCCTGCCGCGCTGGGGCTGGCACCACCCGGGCGTGCGCAAGGTGATGACGCTGATGGTGCCGACCCTGTTCGGTTCGTCGGTGGCGCAGATCAACCTGCTGCTGGATACGGTCATCGCCGCCAAGCTGACCGATGGCTCGCAGTCGTGGCTGTCGCTGGCCGACCGCTTCCTGGAGCTGCCGCTGGGCGTGTTCGGCGTGGCCCTGGGCACGGTGATCCTGCCGGCGCTGGCCCGCCACCACGTCAGTACCGACCGTGAGGGCTTCTCGCGCTCGCTGGACTGGGGCCTGCGGATGACCCTGCTGATCTCGGTGCCGGCCATGCTGGGCCTGCTGTTCCTGGCCGAGCCGCTGATCGCCACCATTTTCCAGCACGGCCAGTTCAGCGCCTTTGATACCCGCATGACCGCGCTGTCGGTGTACGGCCTGAGCTTCGGCCTGCCGGCGTTCGCCCTGCTGAAAGTGGTGCTGCCGGCGTTCTATGCCCGCCAGGACACCCGGACCCCGGTGCGCGCGGGTGTGGCTGCGCTGGTGGCCAACATGGTGTTCAACTTCGCCCTGCTGGCCGTGCTGTACCAGGTGATGGTGCCCGACGAGCTGAAGGCGCAGGGCGTGATGGCGGCCATCGGCAAGCAGCCGGGCCTGCATCTGGCGCTGGGCATTGCCAGCGCGCTGTCCAGCTACCTGAACCTGGGCCTGCTCTGGTACTGGCTGGGCAAGACCGATGTCTACCAGCGCCGGCCGGGCTGGGGCGGCTACCTGGTGCGCCTGCTGGTGGCCTGCGTGGCCATGGTCGGCGTGCTGCTGGCCCTGCTGCACTGGCTGCCGGCCTTCTCGGCCATGGGCGTGTGGGAGCGGATCGGCGCCCTGGCGCTGCTGGTCGGCGGCGGCGGCGCCACCTACGGGGTGGCCATGCTGGCGATGGGCTTCCGCCCCCGCGACCTGCGCGGGCATTGA
- the rpmA gene encoding 50S ribosomal protein L27 — protein sequence MAHKKGVGSSRNGRDSNPKYLGVKIFGGQAIEAGNIIVRQRGTQFHPGSGVGLGRDHTLFALVDGKVEFSVKGAKKRRTVSVVSVEA from the coding sequence ATGGCACATAAAAAAGGCGTAGGCTCTTCGCGCAACGGTCGCGACTCCAACCCGAAATACCTGGGCGTCAAGATCTTCGGTGGCCAGGCCATTGAAGCCGGCAACATCATCGTGCGCCAGCGCGGCACCCAGTTCCACCCGGGTTCGGGCGTCGGCCTCGGCCGCGACCACACCCTGTTCGCCCTCGTGGACGGCAAGGTGGAGTTCTCGGTGAAGGGCGCCAAGAAGCGCCGCACCGTCAGCGTCGTGTCGGTCGAAGCCTGA
- a CDS encoding bifunctional riboflavin kinase/FAD synthetase, translating into MSRLFRSVEGGELFPNGSVVCIGAFDGLHLGHRALVRHAVARARALGVAAVAVAFEPLPREFFAQGTPPPRLTLARSKVEILRELGVDAIGLLRFDAAMAAMPAEDFVHKLLAQRLGAREVWIGPEFCFGNRRRGDLALLQAMGGELGFTAGEIEAVDLHGERISSTRIRQLLQAGDFTHANDLLGRPYAISGRVVRGRQLGRTLGFPTANLRFPKTPALSGIYATWVHGVFDQPWPSVSSFGTRPTVDGVEPLLEAHLFDFQGDLYGRHIDVEFVAKLRDEEKFNDLAALTDQMHRDADQARTILSEHRLRATA; encoded by the coding sequence ATGAGCAGGCTGTTCAGAAGCGTCGAGGGCGGGGAGCTGTTCCCCAACGGAAGCGTGGTCTGTATCGGTGCATTCGACGGCCTCCACTTGGGGCATCGTGCGCTGGTCCGCCACGCGGTCGCCCGCGCGCGCGCCTTGGGCGTGGCCGCGGTGGCCGTGGCGTTCGAGCCGCTGCCGCGTGAATTCTTTGCCCAGGGCACGCCGCCGCCGCGGCTGACCCTGGCCCGCAGCAAGGTCGAGATCCTGCGCGAACTGGGCGTGGATGCGATCGGCCTGCTGCGTTTCGACGCGGCGATGGCCGCCATGCCGGCCGAAGACTTCGTTCATAAGCTGCTGGCGCAGCGCCTGGGCGCGCGCGAAGTGTGGATCGGCCCGGAGTTCTGCTTCGGCAACCGCCGCCGCGGCGACCTGGCCCTGCTGCAGGCGATGGGCGGCGAGCTCGGCTTCACCGCCGGCGAGATCGAAGCCGTCGACCTGCACGGCGAGCGCATCTCCAGCACCCGCATCCGTCAGCTGCTGCAGGCGGGCGATTTCACCCATGCCAACGATCTGCTCGGCCGCCCCTATGCGATCAGCGGGCGGGTGGTGCGTGGGCGCCAGCTCGGCCGCACGCTGGGCTTCCCCACCGCCAACCTGCGCTTCCCGAAGACGCCGGCGCTGTCGGGCATCTACGCCACCTGGGTGCACGGGGTGTTCGACCAGCCGTGGCCCTCGGTGTCCAGCTTCGGCACGCGGCCGACAGTGGACGGCGTGGAGCCGCTGCTGGAAGCCCACCTGTTCGATTTCCAGGGCGACCTGTACGGTCGGCACATCGACGTGGAATTCGTCGCCAAGCTGCGCGACGAAGAAAAATTCAATGATCTGGCGGCACTGACCGACCAGATGCACCGCGACGCCGACCAGGCGCGCACCATCCTTTCCGAACATAGATTGCGAGCCACTGCGTGA
- a CDS encoding thioesterase family protein yields the protein MSSEHKILARIPISVRWRDMDSMGHVNNAKYISYLEEARVRWMLGVEGVSMTDRIAPVVAATNVNYRLPIVWPNDILVELFVERLGNSSVTIGHRIVDQQDDAKLYSDGNVVVVWMDTQTGKSAPLPEAIRNAST from the coding sequence ATGAGCAGCGAACACAAGATCCTGGCCCGCATCCCGATCAGCGTGCGCTGGCGTGACATGGACAGCATGGGCCACGTCAACAACGCCAAGTACATTTCCTACCTGGAAGAAGCGCGGGTGCGCTGGATGCTGGGCGTGGAAGGCGTGTCGATGACCGACCGCATCGCACCGGTGGTGGCCGCGACCAACGTCAACTACCGCCTGCCGATCGTGTGGCCCAACGACATCCTGGTCGAGCTGTTCGTCGAGCGCCTGGGCAACAGCAGCGTGACCATCGGCCACCGCATCGTCGACCAGCAGGATGATGCGAAGCTGTACTCGGATGGCAACGTGGTGGTGGTCTGGATGGACACCCAGACCGGCAAGAGCGCGCCGCTGCCGGAGGCGATCCGCAACGCCTCTACCTGA